Genomic DNA from Pseudobacteriovorax antillogorgiicola:
GCTAGAACCCTCTTACCAAGCTGACTGCCTCGCTGGTAGACCAGTTCAGCGACGTGGCTGGAACCGACAAAGCCCACAGCTTTCACTAACTGGTGGTCGATGACGGCTTCGACAACATCCTTACCCCCTTGAAGAACGGTAAAAACACCTTTGGGTAAGCCGGCATCTAAAAGCGCCTGGCTGATCCATCGGGAGGTTAGTGGGGTCTTTTCCGATGGCTTCCAGATATAGCTGTTGCCTAGGGTCAGTGCTATGGGAATCGTCCACATGGGAACCATTGCAGGAAAGTTAAACGGTGTGATGTTCGCAATCACCCCCAAAGGTTCCCGGCGATATTCACAGTGAACACCCCGAGAAACCTCCATCTTGCCACCACTGTCTAAGTTTTGAAGGGAGAGGGCAAACTCCAGAACCTCGATCCCTTTCATCAAGCCAGCCTTTGATTCCCCCAAGGTCTTGCCGTTCTCAAGGCTTACTATATTGGCAATCTCGTCCAACTGCTCCACGAGTTTTTCACGAAATCGAAACATAATTTGGGTGCGCTCTTTGAGAGGGGTCTTCCGCCAAATAGCAAAGGCCTCTTGAGCTGATGCAGCAGCGTGGTTGACCTGTTCGGGGCTAGCCTCCCGAAACGTGCCAACCACTTGCCCAGTGTAGGGGCTCGTCACGGTTTGCTCGCGGCCTTGGCCAGGTTGCCATTGACCCCCTATGAGATTGTTTAACTGAATCGTTTGATTCGGTATGTTAAGTGTCATCAAGACTCCTTTCCAGGGATAATCCATCCTCGTGGTTGCTGCTTGAGGTAAAGGCAGCATCGTGAGGATTCATCATTCTCATCCCAACAAGTATGGAAAAGAAATCCAAGACCGGTTCCGCCACCAGAAGGAGCGTCCAGCCTTGGAGCATAAATACATAGTTGTTGTTAGCCCGATTGTGGCCCAAAGAAAGGTATTAGGAAATAAAAAAATGGCGGAAAATGATAGGAAAAGGTGCTTTTTTCATGGTTTTACCGACGGCGTGTTACAGCGCGTCGGCAAAAGACATATAATCATCCACGGCAGATTCGCTGTAGCTCTGGTTGTTGGTGCTAGATTCGAATAGCCAAGACATATCCTGGGGTGCTGGCTCGCCACTGATGGGGTCTTGGGTAGTCTGCCA
This window encodes:
- a CDS encoding aldehyde dehydrogenase family protein, whose translation is MTLNIPNQTIQLNNLIGGQWQPGQGREQTVTSPYTGQVVGTFREASPEQVNHAAASAQEAFAIWRKTPLKERTQIMFRFREKLVEQLDEIANIVSLENGKTLGESKAGLMKGIEVLEFALSLQNLDSGGKMEVSRGVHCEYRREPLGVIANITPFNFPAMVPMWTIPIALTLGNSYIWKPSEKTPLTSRWISQALLDAGLPKGVFTVLQGGKDVVEAVIDHQLVKAVGFVGSSHVAELVYQRGSQLGKRVLALGGAKNHIVLLPDAHPEICGGISDSFTGCAGQRCMAASVLLAVGDCQAQIDQVVARAESQRAGYEIGAIISREQLEFLHRAIDQAVADGAKILVDGRKVEPPEAYRDGYWLGPTILDHVQPETQAATQELFGPILSIVRCNNISEAMVIENRNPYGNACSVFTNNGGLAEQVAQQAKAGMVGINIGVPVPREPFSFGGIGRSKFGHGDITGVHSLNFWSDMKKLTSKWTMQSDHNWMS